In Primulina eburnea isolate SZY01 chromosome 3, ASM2296580v1, whole genome shotgun sequence, one DNA window encodes the following:
- the LOC140827009 gene encoding uncharacterized protein encodes NLSSGDDGLVLFCKLYCVVASEFHARRSNLSSRQLTSSSGLNTLTGGLHRPSSSGGGPGSRPSTPTGRPTISLTSSRSTSTPASNRRTSTTATKQPLTTSKVTSTATSKPSRSATPTAHSTLPSAKPVVPSRSSTPTARSTTRSSTPTSRPSLPATKSLPRTATPTPTRRPTVPSSPPAVSLKSPTSSVDKAVNTAVKNPVLPRSTSSVKPRPWNHSEMPGFSLDAPPNLRTSLPNRPLSATRGRPGAPSSRSTSIEPYSNGRIRRQSCSPSRKRPPNSLVHSSGSSVPVPAVIRLHAKAIDNVSPVLIGSKMVEREINIRKLASPKQDDKLSHLRNLTGKSSSPDSSGFGRNLSKKSLDMAIRHMACLVFHLPTTFRLSTKILLIILWVMRILSISIQHAFPP; translated from the coding sequence AATTTGTCCTCAGGGGATGATGGACTGGTCTTGTTTTGCAAATTGTATTGTGTTGTAGCTAGCGAATTCCATGCCAGAAGGAGCAATCTATCTTCTAGACAGCTGACTTCGTCTTCTGGGTTGAATACTTTAACTGGTGGACTCCATAGGCCATCCTCCTCTGGGGGCGGTCCTGGATCAAGACCATCAACACCAACTGGACGTCCAACCATAAGCTTAACATCTTCTCGATCCACCTCAACCCCAGCATCAAACAGACGAACATCAACAACAGCAACTAAACAACCTTTAACCACATCAAAAGTAACATCAACTGCAACATCCAAACCTTCAAGATCTGCTACCCCGACAGCTCATTCCACCTTGCCTTCAGCAAAGCCAGTTGTTCCATCAAGATCTTCTACCCCCACTGCAAGATCTACCACAAGATCCTCAACACCTACAAGCAGACCCAGTCTACCGGCAACAAAGTCCTTGCCTAGGACTGCAACTCCAACTCCAACTCGTAGACCAACCGTACCATCTAGCCCACCTGCAGTTTCGCTCAAGTCCCCAACCTCATCAGTTGACAAGGCAGTTAACACTGCAGTGAAAAATCCTGTGTTGCCTCGGTCTACTTCTAGTGTGAAGCCCAGACCATGGAATCATTCAGAGATGCCTGGGTTCTCTCTTGATGCGCCACCAAATTTAAGGACATCATTACCTAACAGGCCACTTTCAGCCACTAGAGGTAGACCTGGAGCACCAAGTTCTCGATCGACATCAATTGAACCTTATTCAAATGGAAGGATTAGAAGGCAATCTTGTTCTCCATCAAGAAAACGGCCCCCTAATAGCCTAGTTCATAGTAGTGGAAGCTCTGTGCCAGTGCCTGCTGTAATTAGATTGCATGCCAAGGCTATCGACAATGTAAGCCCTGTCCTTATTGGGAGTAAAATGGTTGAAAGGGAAATAAATATTAGGAAACTGGCTTCACCCAAGCAAGATGATAAACTCTCGCATCTCAGAAACTTAACTGGGAAGTCCTCATCTCCCGACAGTTCAGGCTTTGGAAGAAATCTTTCGAAAAAATCTTTAGATATGGCCATAAGACATATGGCATGTTTAGTATTTCATCTCCCTACAACATTTCGATTGTCAACAAAAATATTGTTAATCATATTGTGGGTTATGCGAATACTTTCTATCAGCATTCAGCACGCATTCCCACCATAA
- the LOC140828392 gene encoding early nodulin-like protein 6: MASSFLIPLIIFSLLSVISVQCVELDVGRDDGWAIPSTKNQQLYNDWASSNRFKVNDTLRFRYQKDSVLEVTQEEYEKCRSSHPIFFSNNGNTLFTLDRPGLFYFISGVSGHCERGLKMIIKVLELEPVTPPANQSLSSPSSASSNALGFAASGFMLVLVFTVLI; this comes from the exons ATGGCTTCAAGTTTTCTTATCCCTTTAATCATATTTTCATTACTATCGGTGATTTCAGTGCAGTGCGTTGAGTTGGACGTCGGCCGAGACGATGGATGGGCAATTCCTTCGACAAAGAATCAACAATTGTACAACGATTGGGCTTCAAGTAACAGGTTTAAGGTTAATGACACCTTGA GGTTCCGGTACCAGAAGGATTCAGTGTTGGAGGTCACACAGGAAGAGTACGAAAAATGCCGATCGTCCCACCCCATATTCTTCTCCAACAACGGCAACACCCTCTTCACTCTCGACCGCCCCGGCCTCTTCTACTTCATCAGCGGCGTCTCCGGCCACTGCGAAAGGGGACTCAAGATGATCATAAAAGTACTCGAGCTTGAACCCGTCACTCCACCCGCAAATCAATCCTTATCCTCTCCTAGCAGTGCCAGCAGCAATGCTCTTGGTTTTGCTGCTTCTGGGTTCATGTTGGTGCTGGTTTTCACGGTTCTGATCTAG